From the genome of Corallococcus soli:
CCGGAACCTCCACCCCGTTGCCCTTGGGGCCGGAGACCTTCACGGGCGCGAAGGCGAGGCTGAGCTGGCCCGCGGGCTGTCCCGGACGCTGCTCGTCCATGGACGCCTTGAGGCTCCAGGGGGCCCGGGCGCGCATGGGGCCCGCCCGCAGGTCCAACTGCGTGCCGGAGGCTTCCAGGCGGCTGCCCGGCTCCAGCATGTTGCGCTCCATGCGCACGTCCAGCTCCAGCCGTCCGCCGCCGCCGCGCAGGGACACGGGGGCGCTCGCGCCCAGCAGGTCGTTCACCCAGTCCAGCGGCAGCAGGTCCACCTTCGCCTGGGCCTGTCCGCCAATGGCCTTGGAGAGGTCATAGCCGTCCTGCTCGCCCTGGAAGGGCGCATCCAGCCGGGCGCGGGCGGACAGGGCCTCCAGGCGCGCGACCCGCTTGCCATCCACCTCCAGGAAGCCCTCCGCCACGCGCACCGACGGCAGGTCCACCTGGATGCGCTCGCGGGACTGGAGGTTGAGCTCCCCCTTGACGTCCAACGCGCCCGCGAAGCGCACGCGGCTGAAGTCCAGCTCCCGCACCTCGTGGATCGTCACGTCGCGGAGGTGGATGACCCAGGGGCGCGAGTTCGGATCCGACGGGCCTTCCTCGGGTGCGGGGGAGGGCTCCATGCGGAAGGTCGCCCCGCGCCCGTCGATGCCGTACACGTCCACGCGCTTGCGCAACAGGCCCGTCAGCGACACACCGGCCGTCAGGGCGTCCACCTCCACCTTCCACCAGCGCTGGGTGTCCTGGTTGGTGAGGGTGAAGCCCTTGAGGTGCAGCCGGCCCACGGGCCACAGCCACCAGGCGCGCTGCCAGGACAGCTGCGTGCGGTCCGTGCCCCGGCGCATGATGGCCTGGACGACGCCGACGTTGAGCGCCACGTTGATGAGCACCTCCAGCATCACGACTGCCACCAGCAGCCACAGCGGGAGGCGCCACCACCGCTTCCCGCGAGGGGCGTTCGAAGCATCCAAAGTCGGGGAGACGGTCATGGAGAGGGCGGGAGCGTAGCGTGGATGCCCGGGGCCGGAGGGATTGGTAGAACGCCGGGGCATGGACGCGAACATCCAGAGTCACTTCGTCAACCTTCGCGGCCAGGACGCCGACTCCCGCCAGGCCTCCTACCGGCACCTCATGGCCGTGACGGACGCGCCGGTGGACTGGGCCGCCGACGTCTGGGACGGGCTGCTGGCGCTGCTGAAGGAAGGTGACAACCACCAGCGCGCCATCGCGGCGCAGCTGCTCAGCAACCTGGCGAAGAGTGAGCCCAAGCGACTGTTGAAGGACCTGGACAAGGTCATGGTCGTGACGAAGGACGAGAAGTTCGTCACGGCCCGCCACTCCCTCCAGGCGCTCTGGCGGGCCGCGGTCGCGGACGACGCCCTGCGGGCCGCCGTGGTGGACCGTCTGTCCAAGCGCTTCCGGGAGTGCTCCACGGAGAAGAACGGGACGCTCATCCGGTACGACATCCTGGAGGTCTTCCGGAAGACCTACGACGTCGTGAAGGACGAAGCGCTCAAGCAGCTCGCGCTGACGCTCATCGAGTCGGAAGACGACTTGAAGTACCGCAAGAAGTACGCGGGGCTGTGGAAGGACCTCGTGACGAAGACGCGCGCCGCGAAGGTTTGAGCCGCACTCCGCGTGACTCTCCGACGTGAGGCGTTCTAGGGTCCCTCGCCTTGGAGGAAGTGATGCCCTCGATGTCATCCGATGTTCCCGCCGCTTCGAAGAAGTCCGTGCTGCCCGGGGTCGCCCTGGGCGTCTCCATCGCCAGCCTGTGCCTCATCTGTCTGTGGCCGGTGGGGCTGGTGCTGTCCATCGTCGCGATGGTGAAGACGGGCAAGCCGGGGCAGCAAGGCAGGGGGCTCGCCATCGCGGCGCTGATCATCTCCGTGGCCAGCATCTTCTTCAGCGGCATCATGGCCGCCATCGCCATTCCCAACTTCATCAAGTTCCAGGCGCGCTCGAAGCAGGCCGAGTGCAAGGTGAACCTCAAGTACCTCTACACCTCCGCGATGACGCGGCTCGCGGAAGACCAGCCCCTGGGGTCCCTCACGGAGCTGGGCTTCGTGCCGGAGCCTGGCAACCGCTATGCCTACGTGCTGAGCCTCCCGGACTCCTTCGTTCCCGTGAGCGCGCGCTTCACCGCGCTCGACCCGTCCGAAATCCAGACGGCCCTGGACAACGCCGGCGTGGAGCCGGGCGTGGAGGGCGAATGCCCCGAATGCACCCTGACGGCCGCGTGCGTGGGCAACGTGGACAACGACGACACGCTGGATGTGTGGAGCATCTCCACCGCGGAGCGCACCGACGCGGAGGGCAAGGCCATCGCCCCCGGCGAGGCGTATCTCCACGTGAATGACGTCAAGGAGTAGGGTGCCCCCGGACGCCTGACGCGCCGCGCGGGCGCGGAGGCCTCGCGGCGAAGCAGCGCGCCGCGAGGTCCCTGCTCTTTCGAGGGACTCAATCCAGCCGCACGTGTTGCTCCAGGCGTTCGGCCGGGGTCAGCTCGCGGTTGGCGTTCTCCAGGTCGAACTCGAAGGTGACGTGTTCGATGCGGCCGGTGAACTTGAAGGGCATCCGGTCGCGGTACTTCGGGCTGACCGGCGCGCGGTTGTCCATGCCCACGTCCATGCACTCCGTGCTGAAGCGGGCGCGCGTCTGTCTTCCCAGGTGCACCTCGCCCACGCCCCGGCCATTGATGAACAGCTGCACGTTGGCGGGGCCGCCCAGGGTGGTGGACTCGTTGGTGAACACCACCGACAGCTCCACGCGTCCCGACGGCACCTCCTCCGACGACACCGCCTCCGAGCGGACCATGTCGAAGAAGTTGTAGTGGTACACGAGCCGCTGGTCCTTCACGTACAGCGTCCAGCCGCCCACGTCCCCGCCCAGGCAGATGATGACGCCCTCCGCGCCGCCCTCCGGGATGTCCACCACCGCCGTGAGGGTGTAGCTGACGTTGTGTGTCTTGGGTGCGCTGCCCTCCGGCAGGTACGTCATGCCCTCGTAGAACGTCACCCGCTGGCGGCCGTAGAACCAGCTGGGGCGCAGGGACACATCCGCGCGCTCCACGAAGCGGTCGTCCAGCGGGAGCACGTTGTACTTCGCGGCCTCCACCATGAAGAGGTCCTGCAGCTCGCGCAGCTTCTCCGGGTGCTTCGCGGCCAGGTCCTTCGCCTGACTGAAGTCCTCGCGGAGGTCATACAGCTCCCAACGGTCATCGTTGAAATCCGCGCTGCCCATGTTCACCCACGGCAGCCGCCCGTGTCGGCAGGAGGCCATCCAACCGTCGTGGTACAGGGCCCGGTTGGCGAACATCTCGAAGTACTGCGTGGTGCGGTGCCCAGGCGCGTCCGCGTGCTTCGCGTCGAAGGTGTAGGCGAGGCTCGTGCCTTCGATGGGCTTCTGCGGCACCCCGCCCAGCACCGTGGGCTCGCTGATGCCAATCACCTCCAGCACCGTGGGCAGGATGTCGATGACGTGGTGGAACTGGAAGCGCACGCCGCCCTTGTCCTCCACCTCGCGGGGCCAGGAGACGATCATCGGGTTGCGCGTGCCGCCGAAGTGGGACGCCACCTGCTTGGTCCACTGGAAGGGCGTGTCTCCGGCCCAGGCCCAGCCGACGGGGTAGTGCGGTGAAGTGCCCGGCAGACCGATCTCCTCGATGCGCGGCAGGATGTCCTCCAGGTTCGGGACATCGCCGCCCAGCACGGCCATCTCGTTGAGGGTGCCCGTGAGCGAGCCCTCGGCGCTCGAGCCGTTGTCTCCAATGATGTACATGACGAGCGTGTTGTCCTCCTCGCCCAGGTCGTGGAGCGTCTCCAGGACGCGGCCCACCTCGTGGTCGGCGTGGGAGAGGAAGTCGGCGTAGTTCTCCATCAGGCGGACGTAGAAGCGCTGCTGCTCGGGGGTGGCCTCGTCCCAGGCGGGGATCTCCGCGGGGCGCTCGGTGAGCTGCGTGCCCGGAGGAATGACGCCCAGGTCCAACTGCCGCTGCCACACCTGGCGGCGGTACTCGTCCCACCCCATGTCGAACTTCCCCTTGTGCCGGCCACGCCAGTCGAGCGGCGGCTGGTGCGGCGCGTGCGCGGCGCCGGGGGAGAAGTAGGTGAAGAAGGGGCGGCCGGGCGCGATGGACTTCTGCTGCGTCATCCACTGGATGCAGTCATCCGCCAGGTCGCGCGTGAGCTGATAGCCCTCCTCCGGCGTGCGGCTGGCCTCCACGGGCGTCGTGCCCCGGTAGAGCGATGGATAGAACTGGTCCGTCTCCCCTCCGATGAAGCCATAGAAGTAGTCGAAGCCGCGCTGGGTGGGCCAGTTGTCGAAGGGGCCGGCGGGGCTCGTCTGGTTGTCGGGGACGTTGTGGTTCTTTCCAAACCAGCCGGTGGCGTAGCCGTTCTCCCGCAGGACCTCCGCGATGGTGCAGCAGCTCTTCGGGATGATGCCGGTGTAGCCGGGGAAGCCGGTGGCCACCTCCCCGATGTTGCCGGACGACACGCTGTGGTGGTTGCGGCCGGTGAGCAGCGCGGCGCGGGTGGGTGAACACAGGGCCGTGGTGTGGAACTGGCAGTACTTCAGGCCGCCCCGCGCCAACCGCTCCGCCACCGGCATCTCCACCAGCCCCCCGAACGCGCTGGACCAGCCGTAGCCCACGTCATCCAGGAGCACGAGCAGGATGTTGGGTGCCTTCTCTGGTGCGCCCTGCAACGGTGGGAAGTCCGCCCGGGAGTCCTTGTAGGTGAGCCCGATACGGGTCTTGGGAAAGCGGTATTCGGGACGGGGGTAGACATTGCGGTCCACCCTGCGAGGAAAGCGCGTCTTCTTCGCCATGGTGCGGGGCCTCGTTTGAAGGGATGGGTGTCAGTGGACGGCGGGCTGCTCCTCGACCGCGGCCTGCTCCTCTTCGGGGGGGGCCGCGACGGCGAGCGTCGCTTGCTTCTCGCGGGCCCGCTCCAGGGCCTGGTCGATGCTGAAGCTCGCGGGCCGCTGACGGGGAGGGAACCGCTCGAAGGTCTTCAGGAACTCGCCGACGACAGCCTGGGCTGGCACCAGGGCGAAGCCTCGCTCCGCGAACCACTGGTCGTAATACATGGATGCATTCGTATCCGCCCGTTCAAACGGATCACTCCGGAGGTTGAAGAGCTTCGGGATGCGCAGCTCCGCCAGCTTCTCCCTCCACACACTCAGGCCATGGGCGCGCTGCTCCATGAAGACGATCTTCCATGCGTCGATGCGCAACGCCATGAGGTCACCGTCGTCGCTCCAGTAGAAGAAGCCACGGCGCGGGTTCTCCTCCACCTCCCCCTTGAGGAAGGGCAGGAGGTTGTAGCCGTCGATGTGGACGTTGAAGGTCTTCTTCCCGGCGGTGTGGCCCTTCATGAGCTTGCCAGCGATGTCGGGCTCTCCGGCCGCCGCGAGCAGCGTGGGCAGCAGGTCGGTGTGGGACACCATCTCGTTGGAGACGGTCCCCGGCTCGACGACGCCGGGCCAGCGGATGACGCAGGGCACGCGCCAGCCACCCTCCCAGTTGGTGTCCTTCTCTCCGCGAAAGGGCGTGCTGCCGCCATCCGGCCAGCTCATCACCTCCGCGCCGTTGTCCGTCGAATACACCACGATGGTGTCGTCGGTGATGCCCAGCGCGTCCAGCTTGTCGAGCAGCGTGCCCACGTGGCCGTCGTGCTCCACCATGCCGTCGGGGTACAACCCCAGACCCGTGACGCCCTGCGACTCCTTCTTCAGGTGCGTGAAGACATGCATGCGGGTGGAGTTGAACCAGATGAAGAAGGGCTTCTCCTCCGCCTTCGCCTTGTCCATGAAGTCCAGGGTCGCGCCCAGGAACTCCTCATCCACCGTCTCCATGCGCTTCTTCGTCAGCGGGCCGGTGTCCTCGATGCGCTGCGTGTCGTCCGGGTTGGCCCAGCAATGCAACACACCGCGCGGGCCGAACTTCTTCCGGAACGCGGGGGCCTTGGGGTAGTCCACGTTCTCCGGCTCCTCCTCCGCGTTGAGGTGGTAGAGATTGCCGAAGAACTCGTCGAAGCCGTGCACCGTGGGCAGGAACTCGTCGCGGTCGCCCAGGTGGTTCTTGCCGAACTGGCCTGTGACGTAGCCCAGGGGCTTGAGCAGGTCCGCGATGGTTGGATCCTCGGGCTGGAGGCCCAGCTTCGCGCCGGGCAGCCCCACCTTGGTGAGGCCGGTGCGGATGGGCGACTGGCCGGTGATGAAGGCGGCGCGGCCCGCCGTGCAGCTCTGCTGTCCATACCAGTCGGTGAAGCGCGCGCCCTCCTTCGCGATGCGGTCGATGTTCGGGGTGCGGTACCCCATGGCGCCCTGGTGGTAGCAGCTGGGATTGAACCAGCCGATGTCATCACCAAAGATGACCAGGATGTTCGGTTGCTTCTTCGCCTGTTTCTTCGCCATGTCTTCTCCTCCGCACGCGCCGTGAACGTCTGGATTCCAGGCCGTTCCAAAGGTGGAGTGCGCCGCTGGCCAAGAGGAGACGCGGGGAGGCGGGAGGCCGCTGCGGTCGCTTCCACCCGACGGCCCTGGATTGCATTGGTGCCCACCGGCGCTCACCCTCCTGGAGAACGCTCTTCATCCGCCGGCGCCTCACCGACGGGAAGGATGGTGGCGGATGCAGGGCAAGCGGCTCACGGGACCAGTGGAGGCGCTTCGCAACCTGTCGCTGTCGCTGGCGCGCCTGGCCGCGAGCGAGGCCGCGACCGGCGCGGTGCACGGCTCGGCGGAGGGGCTGCGCAAGGAGATGCCGGAGCTGGATGGCCAGCTGCGGGCGCTCCTCCAGGACGTGCTCACGGTGCTGGGACGGCTGGCGCACGAGGCCGCCGAGCGCGAGCACGTGGCGCCGGCGGATGCGGCCCACCTGCTGGCGGGCGCGGCGATGGAGGGGGCGCTGAAGGCCCTGGAGCGGGAGTGGAATGACGGGGGCCTGCCCCTGCACGCCTTCATGGTGCGCATCAACCACCTCTTCGACGAGGCGCTGGAGTTCGCCCACTCCCGCACCGATGAGATCC
Proteins encoded in this window:
- a CDS encoding pilin; amino-acid sequence: MPSMSSDVPAASKKSVLPGVALGVSIASLCLICLWPVGLVLSIVAMVKTGKPGQQGRGLAIAALIISVASIFFSGIMAAIAIPNFIKFQARSKQAECKVNLKYLYTSAMTRLAEDQPLGSLTELGFVPEPGNRYAYVLSLPDSFVPVSARFTALDPSEIQTALDNAGVEPGVEGECPECTLTAACVGNVDNDDTLDVWSISTAERTDAEGKAIAPGEAYLHVNDVKE
- a CDS encoding arylsulfatase is translated as MAKKTRFPRRVDRNVYPRPEYRFPKTRIGLTYKDSRADFPPLQGAPEKAPNILLVLLDDVGYGWSSAFGGLVEMPVAERLARGGLKYCQFHTTALCSPTRAALLTGRNHHSVSSGNIGEVATGFPGYTGIIPKSCCTIAEVLRENGYATGWFGKNHNVPDNQTSPAGPFDNWPTQRGFDYFYGFIGGETDQFYPSLYRGTTPVEASRTPEEGYQLTRDLADDCIQWMTQQKSIAPGRPFFTYFSPGAAHAPHQPPLDWRGRHKGKFDMGWDEYRRQVWQRQLDLGVIPPGTQLTERPAEIPAWDEATPEQQRFYVRLMENYADFLSHADHEVGRVLETLHDLGEEDNTLVMYIIGDNGSSAEGSLTGTLNEMAVLGGDVPNLEDILPRIEEIGLPGTSPHYPVGWAWAGDTPFQWTKQVASHFGGTRNPMIVSWPREVEDKGGVRFQFHHVIDILPTVLEVIGISEPTVLGGVPQKPIEGTSLAYTFDAKHADAPGHRTTQYFEMFANRALYHDGWMASCRHGRLPWVNMGSADFNDDRWELYDLREDFSQAKDLAAKHPEKLRELQDLFMVEAAKYNVLPLDDRFVERADVSLRPSWFYGRQRVTFYEGMTYLPEGSAPKTHNVSYTLTAVVDIPEGGAEGVIICLGGDVGGWTLYVKDQRLVYHYNFFDMVRSEAVSSEEVPSGRVELSVVFTNESTTLGGPANVQLFINGRGVGEVHLGRQTRARFSTECMDVGMDNRAPVSPKYRDRMPFKFTGRIEHVTFEFDLENANRELTPAERLEQHVRLD
- a CDS encoding arylsulfatase → MAKKQAKKQPNILVIFGDDIGWFNPSCYHQGAMGYRTPNIDRIAKEGARFTDWYGQQSCTAGRAAFITGQSPIRTGLTKVGLPGAKLGLQPEDPTIADLLKPLGYVTGQFGKNHLGDRDEFLPTVHGFDEFFGNLYHLNAEEEPENVDYPKAPAFRKKFGPRGVLHCWANPDDTQRIEDTGPLTKKRMETVDEEFLGATLDFMDKAKAEEKPFFIWFNSTRMHVFTHLKKESQGVTGLGLYPDGMVEHDGHVGTLLDKLDALGITDDTIVVYSTDNGAEVMSWPDGGSTPFRGEKDTNWEGGWRVPCVIRWPGVVEPGTVSNEMVSHTDLLPTLLAAAGEPDIAGKLMKGHTAGKKTFNVHIDGYNLLPFLKGEVEENPRRGFFYWSDDGDLMALRIDAWKIVFMEQRAHGLSVWREKLAELRIPKLFNLRSDPFERADTNASMYYDQWFAERGFALVPAQAVVGEFLKTFERFPPRQRPASFSIDQALERAREKQATLAVAAPPEEEQAAVEEQPAVH